In a genomic window of Pseudomonas oryzihabitans:
- a CDS encoding ATP-binding protein produces MSSADIPALMARIAQLEQSNRQLQQQLDARDAPVEGTATLASERYQFLFNAMDEGFCIIEFLDGPHGPLSDYLHVEANPAYAAHAGIPNIVGKKLRDVVGDEAQAWLDRYGQVLRTGESIRFEQELVATGRYLELTAFRIEPASRRQVAVLFQDITARKRAELALRQLNETLEERVQAALAANRILANVVDGADAMIHVLDFDFRWLAFNGSGADLFAQVFDVRPRIGASYLAALDSQPQIRERLSAQWQRAFAGEAFSEIVSVGEAPIQRHYELQFNALLDAEGRRIGAYQFAYDVTERLNEQERIRLMEEALRQSQKMEAVGQLTGGIAHDFNNLLTGILGSLEMLELRLRQGRLQDLDRYTGTARSAAQRAAALTHRLLAFSRRQTLDPQPVALEQLVVGLEDLIQRSIGPQIILEHEADPQLWLTHIDASQLENALLNLCLNARDAMPEGGRIRIVLANEALDAAHAQQCALGAGDYVRLSVGDTGSGMSEEVLERVFDPFFTTKPLGQGTGLGLSMVHGFVLQSGGGIRIESAPGQGTRVHLYLPRHYLASIAHPPVYPELEPNLRGQGETILVVDDEPTIRALVVEVMTAQGYRVLEAADGATALSLLQADTPLDLLVTDVGLPGPLNGRQLADALRSGRPKLPVLFITGYAESNVIGDGDLEAGMRVLIKPFGLDALERRIHLMLGDRQGDSS; encoded by the coding sequence GTGTCCTCAGCAGACATCCCCGCCCTGATGGCGCGTATCGCGCAGCTGGAACAGAGCAACCGCCAGCTGCAACAGCAGCTCGACGCCCGCGATGCGCCGGTGGAAGGCACGGCCACCCTGGCCAGCGAGCGCTACCAGTTCCTGTTCAACGCCATGGACGAGGGCTTCTGCATCATCGAATTCCTCGACGGCCCCCATGGACCGCTGAGCGACTACCTCCATGTCGAGGCCAATCCGGCCTATGCCGCCCATGCCGGTATCCCCAACATCGTGGGCAAGAAGCTACGCGACGTGGTCGGCGACGAGGCCCAGGCCTGGCTCGACCGTTACGGCCAGGTGCTGCGCACCGGTGAATCCATCCGCTTCGAGCAGGAACTGGTGGCCACCGGGCGCTACCTGGAGCTGACCGCCTTTCGCATCGAACCGGCCAGTCGGCGCCAGGTTGCCGTGTTGTTCCAGGACATCACCGCGCGCAAGCGCGCCGAACTGGCCTTGCGTCAGCTCAACGAAACCCTCGAAGAGCGGGTGCAGGCCGCGCTGGCCGCCAACCGCATCCTGGCGAACGTGGTGGATGGTGCCGATGCGATGATCCATGTGCTGGATTTCGATTTCCGTTGGCTGGCGTTCAATGGCTCAGGGGCCGACCTCTTCGCCCAGGTGTTCGACGTTCGACCGCGGATCGGCGCTTCCTACCTCGCCGCCCTGGACAGCCAACCGCAGATACGTGAGCGCCTGAGCGCGCAGTGGCAGCGGGCCTTCGCCGGCGAAGCCTTCAGCGAGATCGTCTCGGTGGGCGAAGCTCCGATCCAGCGTCACTACGAACTACAATTCAACGCCCTGCTCGACGCCGAGGGGCGGCGCATCGGCGCCTACCAGTTCGCCTACGACGTGACCGAGCGCCTCAACGAGCAAGAGCGCATCCGGCTCATGGAAGAAGCCCTGCGGCAATCGCAGAAGATGGAAGCCGTCGGCCAGCTCACCGGAGGCATCGCCCACGACTTCAACAACCTGCTGACCGGCATCCTCGGCTCCTTGGAGATGCTCGAACTGCGTCTGCGCCAGGGTCGCCTGCAGGACCTGGATCGCTACACCGGCACCGCCCGCAGCGCCGCCCAGCGCGCCGCCGCCCTGACCCACCGGCTGCTGGCCTTCTCCCGTCGGCAGACCCTCGATCCGCAACCGGTGGCGCTGGAACAACTGGTGGTCGGGCTCGAAGATCTCATCCAGCGCAGCATAGGACCGCAAATCATCCTAGAGCACGAGGCCGATCCGCAGCTCTGGCTGACCCACATCGACGCCTCGCAGCTGGAAAACGCCCTGCTCAACCTCTGCCTCAATGCCCGCGACGCCATGCCCGAGGGCGGACGCATCCGCATCGTCCTGGCCAACGAGGCCCTCGACGCAGCCCACGCCCAGCAGTGCGCCTTGGGCGCGGGCGACTACGTCCGCCTGAGCGTGGGGGATACCGGCAGCGGCATGAGCGAAGAGGTGCTCGAGCGGGTGTTCGATCCCTTCTTCACCACCAAGCCCTTGGGCCAGGGTACGGGCCTGGGCCTGTCCATGGTGCACGGCTTCGTGCTGCAATCCGGCGGCGGGATTCGTATCGAATCTGCGCCCGGTCAGGGCACCAGGGTCCACCTCTATCTGCCGCGCCATTACCTCGCGAGCATCGCCCATCCGCCGGTCTATCCCGAGCTGGAACCCAATCTGCGGGGCCAGGGCGAGACCATCCTCGTGGTCGACGACGAACCCACCATCCGCGCCCTGGTGGTCGAGGTCATGACCGCCCAGGGCTATCGGGTGCTGGAAGCGGCCGATGGCGCCACGGCCCTGAGCCTGCTACAGGCCGATACCCCGCTGGACCTGTTGGTCACCGATGTCGGCCTGCCCGGCCCCCTCAACGGTCGCCAGTTGGCCGATGCCTTGCGCAGCGGGCGGCCCAAGCTGCCAGTGCTGTTCATCACCGGTTATGCCGAAAGCAACGTCATCGGTGACGGCGACCTCGAAGCGGGCATGCGCGTACTCATCAAACCTTTCGGCCTGGATGCCCTCGAACGCCGCATTCACCTGATGCTCGGAGACCGCCAGGGCGACTCGTCCTGA
- a CDS encoding ATP-binding protein, with protein sequence MIAIRTRILAPTLALVMAGSLALALLALRDSHREIEDIYDAQLVQGARLLESLLQTGVPTAATWTMLAGVFDRAMQPGANGVAAHPYENQLTFQIWTADGQLLARSGNAPRLAEVPPEGLHDVFVNGHEWCGVLVRMADSGLRIWVGERDDLRQDLIQRIVSHTLWPTLVGLPLLVGILWLLLGWGLRPLQDFARGLRERDQHSLAPLPSGPLPPELQPMHSALDHLLAQLRALLDRERRFIADAAHELRTPLAILDLHAQNAQRAQTPEERDEALGYLRQGVSRATRLASQLLTLARLEPGATQVQPLELEPLVREELAELTPLALERQVELVLAAQPGQPVLGDPDAIAIALQNLVTNALAFAPAGSAVEVGIEPGQDDGVLLRVEDRGPGVDEAELARLCDRFYSAGNPQGAGLGLAIVETITRRLGGALSFSNRARGGFCVELRLPRAA encoded by the coding sequence ATGATCGCCATCCGCACCCGCATCCTCGCCCCTACCCTGGCACTGGTGATGGCCGGCAGCCTGGCCCTGGCCCTGCTGGCCCTGCGCGATAGCCATCGCGAGATCGAAGACATCTACGACGCCCAGTTGGTACAGGGCGCCCGCCTGTTGGAGAGCCTGCTGCAGACGGGCGTCCCGACGGCGGCTACCTGGACCATGCTGGCGGGGGTCTTCGACCGTGCCATGCAGCCCGGTGCCAATGGCGTCGCGGCGCATCCCTATGAGAACCAGCTGACCTTCCAGATCTGGACCGCCGACGGCCAACTGCTGGCCCGCTCGGGCAACGCGCCCCGCTTGGCGGAAGTACCACCCGAGGGGCTGCACGACGTCTTCGTGAACGGCCACGAATGGTGCGGGGTGCTGGTGCGGATGGCCGACAGCGGCCTGCGCATCTGGGTCGGCGAGCGCGATGACCTGCGTCAGGACCTCATCCAGCGCATCGTCAGCCATACCCTCTGGCCGACCCTGGTGGGGCTGCCCTTGCTGGTAGGCATCCTCTGGCTGCTGCTGGGTTGGGGGCTGCGACCCTTGCAGGACTTCGCCCGCGGCCTGCGCGAGCGTGACCAGCACAGCCTGGCGCCCTTGCCGAGCGGCCCGCTGCCGCCGGAGCTGCAACCCATGCACAGCGCCCTGGATCACCTGCTGGCCCAGTTGCGCGCCCTGCTCGACCGCGAGCGGCGCTTCATCGCCGACGCCGCCCACGAGTTGCGTACGCCCCTGGCGATCCTCGATCTGCATGCGCAGAACGCCCAGCGCGCCCAGACGCCCGAAGAGCGCGACGAAGCCCTCGGCTACCTGCGCCAGGGCGTCAGTCGCGCCACCCGCCTGGCCAGCCAGTTGCTCACCCTGGCGCGACTGGAACCCGGTGCCACCCAGGTCCAGCCGCTGGAGCTGGAGCCGCTGGTGCGCGAAGAACTGGCGGAACTCACGCCCCTGGCGCTGGAGCGGCAGGTCGAATTGGTGCTGGCGGCCCAGCCGGGACAACCGGTGCTGGGCGACCCGGATGCCATCGCCATCGCCCTGCAGAATCTGGTCACCAACGCCCTGGCCTTCGCCCCCGCCGGCAGTGCAGTGGAGGTGGGCATCGAACCGGGCCAGGACGACGGCGTGTTGCTGCGGGTGGAAGATCGCGGCCCCGGGGTGGACGAAGCCGAACTGGCGCGGCTGTGCGATCGCTTCTACAGCGCCGGCAACCCCCAGGGTGCCGGTCTGGGTCTGGCCATCGTCGAGACCATCACCCGCCGCCTGGGCGGCGCCCTGAGTTTCAGCAACAGAGCTCGGGGCGGCTTCTGCGTAGAATTGCGCCTGCCGCGCGCGGCCTAG
- a CDS encoding MFS transporter: MTIQVTPGSESAPRSQVPPVATTQQASRFTRYRWLICALLFIAIGINYIDRQMIGILKPTLQTDLGWSETDYAKIVFWFQCAYAIGFLTFGRIIDKVGVRIGYALAFTIWTIASIGHGIAHTVTHFVLVRFTLGFGESGSFPASLKAVSEWFPQKERAQATGIFNAGTAMGPIITPLLVPAITLAWGWRAAFISIGIVTALWLVAWLLLYRRPHEHPKVSREELAYIQSDDGSPVSAKPATAVKISWFKLLTFRETWAYAAGKFLTDPIWWLYLFWLPDFLGKTYGLNLKSFGPPLIAIYILADIGSVLGGWGSSKQMKLGRNANLARKTTMLLCALAVVPIVTAQFVSSLWLVVGIIGLAAAAHQAWSANLMTLPSDLFPKEAVASVIGIGGTAGAIGGMLMTTYNGYILEIFKSYQPIFIVAGSAYLVAILVIHVLTPRLKPVPLERISAG; this comes from the coding sequence ATGACTATCCAGGTCACCCCCGGGTCGGAATCCGCCCCGCGATCGCAGGTCCCGCCCGTCGCCACCACCCAACAGGCCTCACGCTTCACCCGCTATCGCTGGCTGATTTGCGCGCTGCTGTTCATCGCCATCGGCATCAACTACATCGACCGCCAGATGATCGGCATCCTCAAGCCCACGCTGCAGACGGACCTAGGCTGGTCGGAGACCGACTACGCCAAGATCGTGTTCTGGTTCCAGTGCGCCTATGCCATTGGCTTCCTCACCTTCGGGCGGATCATCGACAAGGTGGGGGTACGCATCGGCTATGCCCTGGCCTTCACCATCTGGACCATCGCCAGCATCGGCCACGGCATCGCCCATACCGTTACCCATTTCGTGCTGGTTCGCTTCACCCTCGGCTTCGGCGAGTCCGGCAGCTTTCCGGCAAGCCTGAAGGCGGTGTCGGAATGGTTTCCGCAGAAGGAGCGCGCCCAGGCCACCGGCATCTTCAACGCCGGTACCGCCATGGGGCCTATCATCACACCTTTGCTGGTACCGGCCATCACCCTGGCCTGGGGCTGGCGCGCGGCCTTCATCTCCATCGGCATCGTCACCGCGCTGTGGCTGGTCGCCTGGCTGCTGCTCTATCGCCGCCCCCACGAGCACCCCAAGGTGAGCCGTGAAGAGCTGGCCTATATCCAGTCCGACGATGGCTCGCCGGTATCGGCCAAGCCGGCTACCGCGGTGAAGATCTCCTGGTTCAAGCTGCTGACCTTCCGCGAGACCTGGGCCTACGCCGCCGGCAAGTTCCTCACCGATCCGATCTGGTGGCTGTACCTGTTCTGGCTGCCGGACTTCCTCGGCAAGACCTACGGCCTGAACCTGAAGTCCTTCGGCCCACCGCTGATCGCCATCTATATCCTGGCCGACATCGGTTCGGTGCTGGGCGGCTGGGGTTCCTCCAAGCAGATGAAGCTCGGCCGCAACGCCAACCTGGCGCGCAAGACCACCATGCTGCTCTGCGCCCTGGCGGTCGTGCCCATCGTCACCGCCCAGTTCGTTTCCAGCCTCTGGCTGGTGGTGGGCATCATCGGCCTGGCCGCGGCGGCGCACCAGGCCTGGTCGGCCAACCTGATGACCCTGCCGTCGGATCTCTTCCCCAAGGAAGCCGTGGCCTCGGTGATCGGTATCGGCGGAACCGCCGGCGCCATCGGCGGCATGCTGATGACCACCTACAACGGCTACATCCTGGAGATATTCAAGTCCTACCAGCCGATCTTCATCGTGGCCGGCAGCGCCTATCTGGTGGCCATCCTGGTCATCCACGTCCTCACGCCGCGTCTCAAGCCGGTGCCGCTGGAGCGTATCTCGGCGGGTTGA
- a CDS encoding cytochrome b/b6 domain-containing protein, translated as MSAATVRLWDPLVRLFHLSVAAAFFANYFFNEKGAFWHRWIGYYASAWLVVRLVWGFVGPRSARWSDFWPTPARLKAHLSALWQRRPYHRLGHSPLGALVMLLMMAAIGSLCLTGFLMTEVDALWGADWPEDLHALFANALLALVCLHAVAAVVESLGVRDNLPLSMLTGRRRPLDDRSTPD; from the coding sequence ATGAGCGCGGCGACCGTACGGCTCTGGGACCCCCTGGTGCGGCTGTTCCATCTGTCGGTCGCCGCCGCCTTCTTCGCCAACTACTTCTTCAACGAGAAGGGTGCCTTCTGGCATCGCTGGATCGGCTACTACGCCAGTGCCTGGCTGGTGGTGCGGCTGGTGTGGGGTTTCGTCGGTCCGCGTAGCGCGCGCTGGAGCGATTTCTGGCCGACCCCCGCCCGGCTCAAGGCCCATCTGTCCGCTCTCTGGCAGAGGCGCCCCTATCATCGCCTCGGCCATTCGCCGCTGGGCGCCCTGGTGATGCTACTGATGATGGCCGCCATCGGCTCGCTCTGCCTGACCGGCTTCCTGATGACCGAGGTGGATGCGCTCTGGGGCGCCGACTGGCCGGAGGATCTGCATGCCCTGTTCGCCAACGCCCTGCTCGCACTGGTCTGCCTGCATGCCGTAGCAGCGGTGGTGGAAAGCCTGGGGGTACGCGACAACCTGCCTTTGTCGATGCTGACCGGTCGCCGCCGCCCGCTCGACGACCGATCCACGCCCGATTAG
- a CDS encoding phosphoethanolamine transferase, whose product MLLAHLSRPRATGWRPWRNLLMLTSLSCLLLLSDDFLQQLFTPNNRAELEAGYVAALWVFSLALWLCNLPRLAASILLLFAVMQLLQLGNLSFFGEPLSAIDIQALLGDTAEVRQTLAVSLPQHWPVLLCVGLPYGLLIALHLQLPGRVPLPASRWALLLIAAVLLSKPYRATYRNLDAFVPSPARSGLHNSLNAFSAWAVRLAGRDDVSLPPTGYAPYGLVPVPSTARHVWLVVADSLRSDRLGAFGYARNTTPKLSAYLQGNPQALIRPGVAAGVATDVSLPYLLNPIREPGQDQRLRTGEINLFRFAQAAGFRTHWLSSQESKLLAHLGSRYLDVSITREDHPLRFLQRQDRALLEILDEQRWAPRNFVVLNLRTAHLPYAQNYRHETTPAPWPDEGAEGQANAYDNSLHYLDGLLAEILADFDRLDGERYLIITGDHGQRLGEGGHWGHNDLVPEVSDVPVIVVAREAPAQALGELQDERWISHYEAGSWLAERLGTRIDNPNRRPDEHFVHGKLLFSDNFVQRVCESPTGLVHQPPQQLSTLLLDMSENPCG is encoded by the coding sequence ATGCTGCTCGCGCACCTTTCCCGCCCGCGTGCCACGGGCTGGCGACCCTGGCGCAACCTGCTGATGCTCACCAGCCTGAGCTGCCTGCTACTGCTGAGCGACGACTTCCTGCAGCAACTCTTCACCCCGAACAACCGCGCCGAGCTGGAGGCGGGCTACGTCGCGGCGCTCTGGGTGTTCAGCCTGGCGCTCTGGCTGTGCAACCTGCCGCGGCTGGCGGCGTCGATCCTGCTGCTGTTCGCGGTGATGCAGCTCCTGCAGTTGGGCAACCTGAGCTTTTTCGGCGAGCCACTCAGCGCCATCGACATCCAGGCCCTGCTGGGCGATACCGCCGAGGTCCGCCAGACGCTGGCTGTCAGCCTGCCGCAGCACTGGCCCGTGCTGCTCTGCGTGGGCCTGCCCTATGGCCTGCTGATCGCCCTGCATCTCCAACTGCCGGGACGGGTGCCCTTGCCGGCCAGCCGGTGGGCGCTGTTGCTGATCGCCGCGGTGTTGCTGTCCAAGCCCTATCGCGCCACCTACCGCAATCTCGATGCCTTCGTGCCCAGCCCGGCCCGCAGTGGCCTGCACAACAGCCTGAACGCCTTTTCCGCCTGGGCGGTACGCCTGGCCGGACGCGACGACGTAAGCCTGCCGCCGACGGGCTATGCGCCTTATGGACTGGTTCCGGTGCCCAGCACGGCGCGGCATGTCTGGCTGGTGGTGGCCGATTCGCTGCGCAGCGACCGCCTGGGGGCCTTTGGCTATGCGCGTAATACCACCCCTAAGCTATCGGCCTACCTGCAGGGTAATCCGCAGGCGTTGATCCGGCCCGGCGTGGCGGCGGGGGTGGCCACCGACGTGAGCCTGCCCTATCTGCTCAATCCGATCCGCGAGCCCGGCCAGGACCAGCGCCTGCGTACCGGCGAGATCAACCTGTTCCGCTTCGCCCAGGCCGCGGGCTTTCGTACCCATTGGCTGTCCTCCCAGGAATCCAAGTTGCTGGCGCACCTGGGCAGTCGCTACCTGGACGTTTCCATCACCCGCGAGGACCATCCGCTGCGCTTCCTGCAGCGCCAGGATCGTGCCCTGCTGGAGATCCTCGACGAGCAGCGCTGGGCGCCGCGCAACTTCGTGGTGCTCAACCTGCGCACCGCGCACCTGCCCTATGCGCAGAACTACCGCCACGAAACCACCCCAGCACCCTGGCCGGACGAGGGGGCGGAAGGCCAGGCCAATGCCTACGACAATTCGCTGCATTACCTGGATGGCCTGCTCGCCGAGATCCTCGCCGATTTCGACCGTCTGGACGGTGAGCGCTATCTGATCATCACCGGCGATCACGGCCAGCGGCTGGGGGAGGGCGGTCACTGGGGCCACAACGATCTGGTCCCCGAGGTCAGCGACGTGCCGGTGATCGTGGTGGCACGAGAGGCGCCGGCCCAGGCCCTCGGCGAGCTGCAGGACGAGCGCTGGATCAGTCACTACGAAGCCGGTAGTTGGCTGGCGGAGCGCCTGGGTACCCGCATCGACAATCCCAATCGCCGTCCGGACGAGCATTTCGTCCACGGCAAGCTGCTGTTCAGCGACAACTTCGTGCAACGGGTCTGCGAATCGCCCACCGGTCTGGTGCACCAGCCGCCGCAGCAACTGAGCACCTTGCTGTTGGATATGTCGGAGAACCCCTGTGGCTAG
- a CDS encoding response regulator, translating to MRVLLVEDDAALAQGIRMALRGEGYTLDWVADGLAAEHALGCERFDLVLLDLGLPRLDGLDLLRRLRSQPEGNVPVLVLTSRDAKADRIQGLDAGADDYLVKPCDLDELKARIRALVRRSCGRAQPLLEHAGVSLDPASQAVRYRGAEVVMTPMEYQLLHQLLLRPGAVITRERLSNALYGWQEAASGNTLEVLIHNLRKKLDSSLIRTVRGVGYLLERQA from the coding sequence GTGCGGGTACTCCTGGTGGAAGACGATGCCGCCCTGGCCCAGGGCATCCGCATGGCCCTGCGCGGCGAGGGCTACACCCTGGACTGGGTGGCCGACGGCCTGGCCGCCGAGCATGCCCTGGGCTGCGAGCGCTTCGACCTGGTGCTGCTGGATCTGGGCCTGCCCCGCCTGGACGGCCTCGACCTGTTGCGCCGCCTGCGCAGCCAGCCCGAGGGCAACGTGCCGGTGCTGGTGCTCACCTCGCGCGATGCCAAGGCCGACCGCATCCAGGGCCTGGATGCCGGCGCCGACGACTACCTGGTCAAACCCTGCGACCTGGACGAACTCAAGGCGCGCATCCGTGCCCTGGTCCGTCGCAGCTGCGGCCGCGCGCAACCGCTGCTGGAGCATGCCGGGGTCAGCCTCGACCCGGCCAGCCAGGCGGTCCGCTACCGGGGCGCCGAGGTGGTCATGACCCCCATGGAATACCAGTTGCTGCACCAGTTGCTCTTGCGCCCCGGCGCCGTCATCACCCGCGAGCGGCTGAGCAATGCTCTCTACGGCTGGCAGGAGGCGGCGTCGGGCAACACCCTGGAAGTCCTCATCCACAACCTGCGCAAGAAACTCGACAGCAGCCTCATCCGCACCGTCCGCGGCGTGGGCTATCTCCTGGAGCGCCAAGCATGA
- a CDS encoding cation diffusion facilitator family transporter translates to MSGSAHNHHHDHDHQHGHGHDHGHSHAPRVTADNERKLKLVFGLTLVYAIVQALGGWWAGSLALIADSGHMVSDAAALLLALVAYRVAAKAANARFTYGFHRVRILAALTNGIALLLLVLWIGWEAITRLREPTEVLSGPMLVVAVIGLLVNVVGFLVLNGGHKDDSNLRGALLHVAGDLLGSVGAILAALGILWTGWNWLDPALSLLVALLIVKSAWSLVRDAAAVLLQAAPREFDTAGATAAVRALPEVAEVGHLHVWTLTDETRIATLHITPAPGSDPLRLPTLVGDLLRSQHGLQHVTVQVDPPGTLDAHCA, encoded by the coding sequence ATGAGTGGCTCCGCCCATAACCATCATCACGATCACGATCATCAGCATGGCCACGGACACGACCATGGCCATTCCCATGCCCCGCGGGTAACGGCAGACAACGAGCGCAAGCTCAAGCTGGTGTTCGGTCTGACCCTGGTGTACGCCATCGTCCAGGCCCTCGGCGGCTGGTGGGCCGGTTCGTTGGCGCTGATCGCCGATTCCGGCCACATGGTCTCGGATGCGGCGGCGCTGCTGTTGGCGCTGGTGGCCTATCGCGTCGCCGCCAAGGCGGCCAATGCCCGCTTCACCTACGGCTTCCACCGGGTGCGGATCCTGGCGGCGCTGACCAACGGGATCGCCCTGCTCCTGCTGGTGCTATGGATCGGCTGGGAGGCGATCACGCGGCTGCGCGAGCCCACCGAGGTGCTGTCGGGCCCCATGCTGGTGGTGGCGGTGATCGGCCTGCTGGTCAATGTCGTCGGCTTCCTGGTGCTCAACGGCGGGCACAAGGATGACAGCAACCTGCGTGGCGCCCTGCTGCACGTGGCCGGCGATCTGCTGGGCTCGGTGGGCGCCATCCTCGCCGCCCTGGGCATCCTCTGGACCGGCTGGAATTGGCTCGATCCGGCGCTATCGCTGCTGGTCGCCCTGCTGATCGTCAAATCGGCCTGGAGCCTGGTGCGCGATGCCGCCGCAGTGCTCCTCCAGGCCGCGCCGCGGGAATTCGACACGGCCGGCGCCACGGCGGCGGTCCGCGCCCTGCCGGAGGTGGCCGAGGTGGGCCATCTGCACGTCTGGACGCTGACCGACGAAACCCGTATCGCCACCCTGCACATCACTCCGGCGCCGGGCAGCGATCCGTTGCGGCTGCCGACGCTGGTGGGCGACTTGCTGCGCAGCCAGCATGGCCTGCAACACGTGACGGTCCAGGTGGACCCACCGGGCACCCTCGACGCGCACTGCGCCTAG
- a CDS encoding PepSY domain-containing protein — protein MRRLLLPLLFVSPLALAAEPQCTQADKSTWQNADQFQAKLREQGYEIKKFKITKGNCYEIYGFDKDKRKVEIYHDPVSGKAVKTEVEG, from the coding sequence ATGCGCCGTCTGCTGCTTCCGCTGCTGTTCGTAAGTCCCCTGGCCCTAGCCGCCGAGCCCCAATGCACCCAAGCGGACAAGTCGACCTGGCAGAACGCCGATCAATTCCAGGCCAAGCTGCGCGAGCAGGGCTACGAGATCAAGAAGTTCAAGATCACCAAGGGTAACTGCTACGAGATCTACGGCTTCGACAAGGACAAGCGCAAGGTCGAGATCTATCACGATCCGGTGAGCGGCAAGGCGGTCAAGACCGAGGTCGAGGGCTGA
- a CDS encoding MFS transporter, with product MLSASPSSPSVASPRQDACLAVLLVLLVGLNLRPILAAIGPLLDGIQVATGLDGSAAGALTTLPIAAMGLCALGGARLQAWLGERRGIALGLLLLALANAVRWDEPSGLGLILTAGLGGVGIALVQALIPAYIRRCYPQRTSTLMGLYTTGIMGGAALAAATAAPLAERLGWAPGLALWTLPVLLALVTWLALARPDAPVSTAVPRAQPWRSRQAWVLLAFFGIGTSAYTLVLAWLPPYYTGLGWQPVDSGLLLGGLSLAEVSAGLLLSATIARLRNRRPLVLGVLGVVLVGLLGLALVPLRLALPIALLLGLGIGTLFPLSLILAMDQVRDPGEAGALLGFVQGGGYLIASLAPLAAGILRDQLDSLANAWLLMAVGVVLLMGLGLHLTRTERVVGLAPCHEA from the coding sequence ATGCTTTCCGCGTCACCATCATCCCCGTCCGTTGCTTCGCCACGGCAGGATGCCTGCCTGGCCGTGCTGCTGGTGCTCTTGGTCGGCCTCAACCTGCGGCCGATCCTGGCCGCCATCGGTCCGCTGCTGGATGGCATCCAGGTGGCAACCGGACTGGACGGCAGCGCCGCCGGCGCGCTCACCACCCTGCCCATCGCCGCCATGGGCCTCTGTGCCCTGGGTGGGGCCCGGTTGCAGGCCTGGCTCGGCGAGCGCCGTGGCATCGCCCTGGGCCTGTTGCTGCTGGCGTTGGCCAATGCCGTGCGTTGGGACGAGCCGAGCGGGCTGGGGCTGATCCTCACCGCCGGCCTGGGCGGGGTCGGCATCGCCCTGGTGCAGGCGCTGATCCCGGCCTATATCCGCCGTTGTTATCCACAGCGCACCAGCACCCTGATGGGGCTCTACACCACCGGCATCATGGGTGGCGCCGCCCTGGCCGCCGCCACCGCGGCGCCCCTGGCCGAACGGTTGGGTTGGGCTCCAGGCCTGGCGCTCTGGACCCTGCCGGTGCTGTTGGCGCTGGTGACCTGGCTGGCCCTGGCGCGCCCCGATGCGCCGGTATCCACCGCGGTTCCCCGCGCCCAGCCGTGGCGTTCACGGCAGGCCTGGGTGCTGCTGGCGTTCTTCGGCATCGGCACCTCCGCCTACACCCTGGTACTGGCCTGGCTGCCGCCGTACTACACCGGCCTCGGCTGGCAACCGGTCGACAGCGGCCTGCTGCTGGGCGGCCTGAGTCTCGCCGAAGTCAGCGCCGGCCTCTTGCTCTCGGCGACCATCGCCCGGCTGCGCAATCGCCGTCCTTTGGTGCTGGGCGTGCTCGGCGTGGTGCTGGTGGGGCTGCTGGGCCTGGCGCTGGTCCCGCTGCGGTTGGCGCTCCCCATCGCCCTCCTGCTCGGCCTGGGTATCGGCACCTTGTTCCCGCTGTCGCTGATCCTGGCGATGGACCAGGTGCGCGATCCAGGCGAGGCGGGCGCCTTGCTCGGTTTCGTCCAGGGTGGCGGCTATCTGATCGCCAGCCTGGCGCCGCTGGCCGCCGGCATCCTGCGCGACCAGTTGGACAGCCTGGCCAACGCCTGGCTGCTGATGGCGGTGGGCGTGGTGCTGCTGATGGGGCTGGGGTTGCATCTGACCCGGACCGAGCGGGTCGTTGGGCTTGCGCCCTGCCACGAGGCCTAG
- a CDS encoding MarR family winged helix-turn-helix transcriptional regulator, with the protein MADRAAFAVDQWRRERPDLDALPMRLVGRLGEVAQVLSRDVLQPFFDEHRLHYGEFDVLATLRRAGAPYALSPTVLYESAMISSGGMTNRLDRLERAGLIKRQKNPGDRRSTLVALTHSGFELIDGLMSAHVDNERRALATLSADEQQQLDALLGKWLAARTE; encoded by the coding sequence ATGGCCGATCGCGCCGCATTCGCCGTGGACCAATGGCGCCGCGAACGTCCCGATCTGGACGCCCTGCCCATGCGCCTGGTGGGACGTCTCGGCGAGGTCGCCCAGGTGCTCAGTCGCGACGTCCTGCAGCCCTTCTTCGACGAGCACCGGCTGCACTATGGCGAATTCGATGTGCTGGCCACCTTGAGACGTGCCGGCGCGCCCTATGCGCTGAGTCCGACGGTGCTCTACGAATCGGCCATGATCTCCTCGGGCGGCATGACCAATCGCCTCGACCGCCTGGAGCGCGCCGGCCTGATCAAGCGCCAGAAGAATCCCGGGGATCGCCGCAGCACCCTGGTCGCCCTCACCCACTCAGGCTTCGAACTCATCGATGGCCTGATGAGCGCCCACGTGGACAACGAGCGCCGCGCCCTGGCTACCCTCAGCGCGGACGAGCAGCAACAGCTGGATGCCCTGTTGGGTAAGTGGTTGGCCGCGCGTACGGAATGA